A segment of the Neochlamydia sp. S13 genome:
GATTGAAATCTAGTCTAGGATTGCGACTGTAACCTTTGGCTAGACGAATGCACGATTCTCCCTTGTGCTAAATAAACCCTCATAGTTTTCATCTGGAGGAAAACTTATCGTCCTTAAATGCAGGCTTTTACCTGGATGCTAAGCACTTTAATCGAAGCTACTCTAGTAAAAAGCTTAGTCACTCCCATTCCAAATATCTTATCAAGTGTTTTCCTTAAAAATATTCTTGCCAATCTGGCTAGGGATTAGGAGCGTATCTAATAAATGACCCATCGGGTTGTCTTCAAAATACTCAGAATACATGTAAAGAGTGCGGCTTACAAAGTTCTCTTCACTAAAGATTGTGCATTTAACAGCTTATCCATAGGCTAAATGCTTATTCTTTGCCTTGTTGCCTACTGGCTGATCAATAAAGCCAACTCCCCCTATATCCTCATATATTCTCAGCTATCCCTCCTGAATGGTCAATGTTTTGCATATCTATTTAACCATTTCTTAATCTCATTATTTAGCTTATAGAAAATAAGGACACTTGTCATTAACTGGCATTTAACCTAATCTTTTTTCTGATTAATATTTTTTATCAACACCTTCATTTATTGTTATCTGGGTTCTTGTTTCAATTCCAATTTCACTTTTCAATAATGCGGCTATAACATAATTTTTCTCCTTATATTGTTCGATAATCTTTTCATATTCATTAACTAAGCGCGATGTCCTACCCACCGAAAAAGCTGCTTCTTCTGTAGACATACCTTTTTGTTTGCATAGCAATATTTGCTTGAAAGTGGATATATACCTTTGTATCGCCGGTAAAGAGTGTTTTGTTTCTCTGCTCACTTGCTGAACAGTTTTTTGCTCGATAAAGAGCTTTTCAATGATCATTGTTTTGTGAGTTAAAGTAGGGCCTATATCATGGATAGATCCTCTTCTCGGAAGAACCTCGCGGTTTTCTAATTCCCACTCCTTGATATATTTGCCTACGCTGTGGGGTGATATCTTCAACAAAATAGCTAATTCCGCATGGGTTAAGCAACCTTCTTGATCAAAAGCTTGCTTGCACATCCGCGCCACAGCTTCTTTTTTTATAACCCTTAATTTTTTCCCCTTGGCTCTTTCTATAGCATCTTGCGAGCTTACCAAATCTAAAATTACCGTTGTTAAACGTGTATTTTGAATAGATTTTCCATAAGATGAAAACTCGTTGCGGTGGACTGTCGGCCATGTAACTTGCCCCGGCTGCATATGAGAGGTCTGCGGATAAAATTGACGCACCATATCCGCTATTGATTTAACCAGTACTTGCCTTGTCCTTGTTCCTCCTAGCTGCGGGCACTCATGAGAAAAAAACGCTTCCAAAGCACCTTCAAAGCATTTAAATGCTTGAGGGCAAAATGTAGCATGGTTTGCATCGATATTCTTCTTCATGGCAGCCTCCGCTCGTTCCTGATAGAGTCGTTCGACGACATCATTCTTTTTTTTTCGTCTTGCGCATGATAATATTGGGCACCAACTATATAAACTTCCTCCAATCTTTGTTTAAAAAAGGCTTTATCTTTAAACTCTTCATATAGCAGAGAAAAGGTTTTAGTAGCATAGATGGAAATTCCTACCGTTAAGGCTATTTCAAACTCATTGAAATGTTTGCTTTTAAGAAAGGCTACTCTTTTAAACTTCTGTAGATAGTTTTCCACAGCTTCTATGCTATGCTTAATATGCTGGGCAATAGCCACAGGCTCTTTGCCCTCCAGCCAAAGCCGTATGGCAATAGCTCTATGGCTGACACCAGGGCCTATATCTTTTTGTTGACCTCGGGTGGGTAATAAGATGCCTATTGTTCTAAGCTCTTTAATATCTCTTCGAATGGTTCTTATATCGCACATTAACAATTCTGCTAGGTCCTCTTGAGTTAAGTATCCTCCTTGCTCTTTAGCTTCTTCAGCTATACGCACAAGTCTTCTCCTTCTTAGCTCAACACTTCTATCTTTATTATTATCTTGGGAAAAATTTCCTTTGTCTCGTTGGTCAAACAACGTCAAAACCACAGGTAACATCTTGCACTCTTTTAAAGATTTGCCAGCTCCTTCTTCAGCTGCTACACAATGATATTTAATTTGCCCTGGTTTTAAATGGCTTTGGTTAAGTTCGGAAAAGTACACTTCCTCAATCAGACCTACTAAAATTTGAGCTTCCCAAGGACTAATTCCCGTTCCTTGAACAGCCAAATTTTTCATCTGCTGATGGATGTTTTTGATTTGAAGTCGTCTTTCTTGATCTTCTCTAGAATTTATAGTAACATTTTTCATGGCGTTCCTTTTATGGATGTTTTTGTTTTTTCTTTAATTAAACATTATAAAGGTGAACGCCAGTTTTTTTATAGATTTTCAATTTGAAAAAAATCTATAAAAAGACAGATGACCTAATCGAAAATATTTTACTTGATAGTCTTTTAGAATCCCAAATTATTTTTTATGCTGAGGAATGTAAGGTAGGCCACCTACACTCAGTTTATTACCTCTCCTCAGGTAAAGTAACAACATACAAGGAGATGAGAAGAGGAAAGTAGAGCGATAAATGGCGAACATAACCACGTTTAGTAAAAGACAAGGCGGCCATCTATTGATCTCATTCGCATGTATGAGGGGG
Coding sequences within it:
- a CDS encoding DUF1670 domain-containing protein, whose translation is MKNVTINSREDQERRLQIKNIHQQMKNLAVQGTGISPWEAQILVGLIEEVYFSELNQSHLKPGQIKYHCVAAEEGAGKSLKECKMLPVVLTLFDQRDKGNFSQDNNKDRSVELRRRRLVRIAEEAKEQGGYLTQEDLAELLMCDIRTIRRDIKELRTIGILLPTRGQQKDIGPGVSHRAIAIRLWLEGKEPVAIAQHIKHSIEAVENYLQKFKRVAFLKSKHFNEFEIALTVGISIYATKTFSLLYEEFKDKAFFKQRLEEVYIVGAQYYHAQDEKKRMMSSNDSIRNERRLP
- a CDS encoding DUF1670 domain-containing protein, coding for MKKNIDANHATFCPQAFKCFEGALEAFFSHECPQLGGTRTRQVLVKSIADMVRQFYPQTSHMQPGQVTWPTVHRNEFSSYGKSIQNTRLTTVILDLVSSQDAIERAKGKKLRVIKKEAVARMCKQAFDQEGCLTHAELAILLKISPHSVGKYIKEWELENREVLPRRGSIHDIGPTLTHKTMIIEKLFIEQKTVQQVSRETKHSLPAIQRYISTFKQILLCKQKGMSTEEAAFSVGRTSRLVNEYEKIIEQYKEKNYVIAALLKSEIGIETRTQITINEGVDKKY